In Dysgonomonadaceae bacterium zrk40, one genomic interval encodes:
- a CDS encoding RagB/SusD family nutrient uptake outer membrane protein: protein MKKYILPLLITAVTIFSACNEDLLDIPQKGVISIDSFYQTDEDAESALVNLYGDFITNIGGNDGIYVPYNIIFNYCADNVLAAGEFYGDNDQFASINEFRFDSQSSVVYQLYRRLYFVIYHSNLVIDNFEYGESAVKDRCISEARVIRAWCHMTAALAWGTPPLVDHLLAPEDKPANYEGTHEDLLKWCAAECADAVQYLDERASTSDKEGAVKVTKGFAWAVQGKALLNAGDNAGAKTALKNVITSGKYALVPGEEYGNLFHLSGDGNEEKVFELNLINNASIGDWDGKIQRSTWMEMNLWGWRSSRLAASPTMQADQGWGGLAVEETFANEFANNDGDSYRRKATIISYEEFLTELEWPSDDGDINGMTKAQKLADPNRGIINPDGLYGQSNYLQRKHIVAKEDRSTNWYRFNNFIIMRYADVLLMYAEACAQTNDNDGLQYLQMVQQRAGSDYVSSTLTLADVKKERNYELWMEGSRWVDMKRWGEFEKAKNAGKHIPSLKDAFINDGEAAHRGYLTYSEPNAGKQVGFQAGKHEWFPYPYNVTSINPNLVQNPGW from the coding sequence ATGAAAAAATATATACTTCCTCTACTCATCACTGCTGTCACGATATTCTCGGCATGCAACGAGGATCTCCTTGACATCCCCCAGAAAGGGGTGATCAGCATTGACTCCTTCTACCAGACCGATGAGGATGCCGAATCAGCTCTGGTAAATTTATACGGAGATTTCATCACCAACATTGGAGGCAATGATGGCATCTATGTTCCGTACAACATCATATTCAACTACTGTGCAGACAATGTGCTCGCAGCCGGTGAATTTTATGGGGACAATGATCAGTTTGCCAGCATCAATGAATTTCGCTTCGACTCGCAAAGCTCTGTAGTCTATCAATTGTACAGACGTTTGTATTTCGTAATCTATCACTCCAACCTTGTTATTGACAACTTCGAATATGGAGAGAGCGCTGTCAAGGACCGCTGCATCTCCGAGGCAAGGGTCATTCGTGCATGGTGTCACATGACGGCAGCACTGGCATGGGGTACTCCTCCCCTGGTGGATCATCTGCTTGCACCCGAAGACAAGCCCGCCAACTACGAAGGGACGCACGAGGATCTGCTCAAGTGGTGTGCCGCTGAATGTGCCGACGCAGTTCAATACCTTGACGAGCGTGCAAGCACCTCCGACAAGGAAGGTGCGGTGAAAGTGACCAAGGGATTCGCCTGGGCGGTACAGGGAAAGGCTTTGCTGAATGCCGGCGACAATGCAGGTGCGAAAACAGCGCTCAAGAATGTAATCACTTCCGGCAAATATGCCCTTGTACCGGGTGAAGAATATGGAAACCTTTTCCATCTCTCCGGCGACGGAAACGAAGAGAAGGTGTTTGAACTGAACCTGATCAACAACGCCAGCATCGGCGACTGGGACGGAAAGATACAGCGCTCTACCTGGATGGAGATGAACCTCTGGGGTTGGAGATCCTCCCGTCTGGCTGCTTCTCCCACGATGCAGGCCGATCAGGGATGGGGTGGTCTGGCAGTTGAAGAGACCTTCGCGAATGAATTTGCGAACAATGACGGTGACTCCTATCGCCGCAAAGCGACCATCATTTCTTATGAGGAATTCCTCACGGAACTGGAATGGCCAAGTGATGACGGTGACATCAACGGGATGACCAAGGCTCAGAAACTGGCTGACCCCAACAGAGGGATCATCAATCCCGACGGGCTTTACGGGCAGAGCAACTACCTGCAGAGAAAACACATCGTTGCCAAGGAAGATCGCTCCACAAACTGGTACCGCTTCAACAACTTCATCATCATGCGATACGCCGATGTGCTGCTGATGTACGCTGAAGCATGTGCCCAGACAAACGACAATGATGGACTCCAGTACCTTCAAATGGTGCAGCAGCGTGCCGGTTCTGACTATGTGAGCTCCACGTTGACACTTGCCGATGTGAAGAAAGAACGCAACTATGAGTTGTGGATGGAAGGATCACGCTGGGTCGACATGAAACGTTGGGGAGAATTTGAAAAAGCAAAGAACGCCGGTAAGCACATTCCTTCCCTGAAGGATGCCTTCATCAATGATGGGGAAGCTGCACACAGAGGCTATCTCACCTACTCAGAGCCCAACGCAGGAAAGCAGGTTGGCTTCCAGGCCGGAAAGCACGAGTGGTTCCCCTATCCCTACAACGTTACTTCCATCAATCCGAACCTCGTACAAAACCCGGGATGGTAA
- a CDS encoding response regulator has product MSQQMEQLNRDKISYFTNIAHEFKTPLTLILGPTGQLIRDTGNQEGKENLEMINRNARYLLSMVNQLIDLHKIDTKNLTLNLTGFNLVELLNQTAFDFSGLMQQRSIQLETKYRLSHSDVVTDKENIHKILFNLLSNAVKYTPDKGKITLHACQFTEPVTGRLLQYISVTNSGSMIEKEESEKIFNRFHRIPNQQNYSQFGQSSTGIGLHIVKELVTLLQGHITVKSSLKNGVSFRFYFPVSISNKEVTTQPMKTELPPSTEDIIPPFIPLDRNQPNLLLVEDNPDMRSYIKKILSDKFNVAEANNGEKGYEMARNILPDFIVSDLMMPVCDGAWLCRKIRENVELCHIPFLLLTANSSEQAYIESYENGIDGYITKPFEDSILLAQIEAIMKNRNLRQQKFIEDEMNISVLEVGQSDQQFMEKVMVLIEKNFADSNFGVKELIEQLNMSYTLTYKKFISITGVPPVRFLMLYRLKIAKLILEKNRNNNVIVSEIAYRVGFNDPKYFTRCFVKQYNMTPSSIISQES; this is encoded by the coding sequence ATGTCCCAGCAAATGGAGCAACTGAACAGGGACAAGATCTCCTATTTCACCAACATTGCCCACGAGTTTAAAACACCACTGACGCTCATCCTCGGTCCTACGGGGCAATTAATCAGAGATACAGGCAATCAGGAGGGGAAAGAAAATCTGGAAATGATCAACAGAAATGCACGCTACCTCCTTTCCATGGTGAATCAGTTGATTGACTTGCATAAAATTGACACTAAAAACCTGACACTGAACTTGACAGGCTTCAACCTCGTAGAATTGCTCAATCAGACCGCTTTCGATTTTTCAGGTCTGATGCAGCAGAGATCAATTCAACTAGAAACAAAATACCGACTCTCACACAGTGATGTTGTCACTGACAAGGAAAATATCCATAAAATTTTGTTCAACCTCTTGTCAAATGCTGTCAAATACACTCCGGACAAGGGTAAGATAACCCTTCATGCCTGCCAGTTCACTGAACCTGTTACCGGCAGATTGCTGCAATACATCTCCGTCACCAACAGTGGCAGCATGATAGAGAAGGAGGAATCAGAAAAAATTTTCAATCGTTTTCACCGCATACCCAACCAACAGAATTATTCTCAATTCGGGCAAAGCAGTACCGGAATCGGACTGCACATTGTAAAAGAACTGGTTACACTGCTTCAGGGCCATATCACAGTGAAATCATCTCTGAAAAATGGTGTCTCTTTCAGGTTTTATTTCCCGGTATCCATCAGTAACAAGGAAGTGACAACACAACCGATGAAAACTGAACTACCCCCCTCCACCGAAGATATCATTCCACCATTCATCCCGCTGGACCGGAATCAACCCAACCTTTTACTGGTGGAAGACAATCCCGATATGCGCAGTTACATCAAAAAGATTCTTTCAGACAAATTCAACGTGGCAGAAGCAAACAATGGTGAAAAGGGTTACGAGATGGCGCGTAACATCCTGCCCGACTTCATTGTATCAGACTTGATGATGCCCGTGTGCGACGGGGCATGGCTCTGCCGAAAAATCAGAGAGAACGTGGAACTGTGCCATATCCCCTTTCTGCTGCTCACTGCCAATTCGAGTGAACAGGCTTATATTGAGAGTTATGAGAACGGCATCGACGGATACATCACCAAACCGTTCGAAGATTCCATCCTCTTGGCACAAATTGAAGCCATCATGAAGAACAGAAATTTACGACAACAGAAATTTATTGAGGATGAGATGAACATTTCGGTGCTTGAGGTGGGTCAGTCCGATCAACAGTTCATGGAGAAGGTGATGGTTCTGATAGAGAAAAATTTTGCCGATTCCAATTTTGGGGTCAAAGAACTGATAGAACAGTTGAACATGAGTTACACTTTGACCTATAAGAAGTTCATCTCAATTACAGGGGTCCCTCCGGTTCGCTTTCTGATGCTGTACAGGTTGAAGATAGCCAAACTAATCCTGGAGAAAAACAGAAACAACAATGTCATTGTTTCAGAGATTGCTTATCGTGTGGGCTTCAATGATCCCAAATACTTCACCCGTTGCTTTGTGAAACAATACAACATGACCCCCAGTTCCATCATAAGTCAGGAATCATAG
- a CDS encoding family 43 glycosylhydrolase, translating into MIQATVFLLSLFVFLSGCKFSDNNGDELTRYTLLQGLRWGDLRKIPFDSLIASDPFIFADKASRTYYLTGSGGTMWKSLDLKSWEGPFSYIEIDTTSWMGSDPMIWAPELHYYKGKYYCIATFTNTDIVVDTVPQRCDVLRRGIHILTADQAEGPYRPVTQIPYLPEEWSTLDGTLYEEEGVPYLVFNHDWMQLENGEIRQIKLTEDLSRTEGEASTLFSGNDAAWSRDMQLIGELTFGMSLNGFVSDGPFLFRTGSGRLGMLWSSWSDKRYAQGVAYSLTGRLEGPWEQHEKPLVPENAGHGMLFTTFEGKELLSLHYQPLDENPGPRKPMLLEVDLTGDQLNIIGRYNP; encoded by the coding sequence ATGATACAAGCAACCGTTTTTCTTTTGTCTCTTTTTGTGTTTCTGAGCGGGTGTAAGTTCTCCGATAACAATGGAGATGAGTTGACCCGTTATACCCTGTTGCAAGGTTTACGATGGGGTGATTTACGTAAAATTCCTTTTGACTCATTGATAGCAAGTGATCCTTTTATCTTCGCTGACAAAGCCTCACGCACCTACTACCTTACCGGTTCAGGAGGAACAATGTGGAAAAGCCTGGACCTGAAGAGCTGGGAAGGTCCCTTCAGCTACATCGAGATAGACACCACTTCGTGGATGGGCTCCGATCCCATGATCTGGGCTCCTGAACTGCATTACTACAAAGGAAAATATTACTGTATTGCAACATTTACAAATACCGATATTGTTGTCGATACAGTTCCCCAACGCTGTGACGTGTTGCGACGCGGCATTCATATCTTGACGGCCGATCAGGCGGAGGGTCCTTACCGTCCGGTCACGCAGATACCCTATTTACCGGAGGAGTGGTCTACACTCGACGGTACCCTTTACGAAGAGGAGGGAGTTCCTTACCTGGTTTTCAACCATGATTGGATGCAGCTTGAAAACGGAGAGATCAGACAAATCAAACTGACGGAGGATCTTTCCCGTACCGAGGGTGAAGCCTCAACATTATTCTCAGGCAACGACGCTGCCTGGTCGCGTGATATGCAATTGATCGGAGAGCTGACCTTCGGGATGTCACTCAATGGTTTTGTCTCAGATGGACCCTTTCTTTTCAGAACCGGCAGTGGGAGACTGGGAATGCTATGGTCCAGCTGGAGTGACAAAAGATATGCACAGGGCGTCGCGTATTCACTGACGGGACGGTTGGAAGGCCCTTGGGAGCAGCATGAGAAACCGCTTGTCCCTGAAAATGCGGGACACGGGATGCTCTTTACCACGTTTGAGGGCAAGGAGTTGCTATCATTGCATTATCAACCACTCGATGAGAATCCTGGCCCCCGAAAACCGATGCTTCTGGAGGTGGATCTCACCGGTGATCAACTAAACATCATAGGGAGATACAATCCCTGA
- a CDS encoding glycoside hydrolase family 43 protein, whose translation MKIFTFSLLTLLFVAGCTQKDAQNTFQNEGNPLIKNKFTADPAPLVQDGTLYLYVGHDEYYEGQDSASGGKEFNITEWLCYSTEDMQKWTDHGSVLKPTDFEWGVGEAWASQVIEHEGKFYYYTTVQAGEPYNSKVIGVAVSDNPTGPFIDAIGKPLITDDMTSNGPRGWWNDIDPTFIMDKEGQAWLCWGNGTCFLARLKPNLTELDGEIETVDLPLFVEGPWLHQRGDLYYLTYASMGEGRETISYATAPSMEGPWTPQGELTGMAENSFTIHPGIAEFNGNWYLFYHNATLTLDSIGGAIGRRSVCVEELHYNPDGTMQFVAQTTEGVSAL comes from the coding sequence ATGAAGATATTTACATTCTCTCTCCTCACGCTCCTCTTTGTTGCAGGATGCACACAAAAGGATGCTCAGAACACTTTCCAAAACGAAGGCAATCCGCTGATAAAAAACAAGTTCACAGCCGACCCCGCACCATTGGTACAAGATGGTACACTTTACCTCTACGTGGGGCATGATGAGTATTATGAAGGTCAGGATAGCGCATCGGGAGGTAAGGAGTTCAACATCACTGAATGGCTATGCTATTCCACAGAAGACATGCAGAAATGGACCGACCACGGATCCGTGCTGAAACCCACCGATTTTGAATGGGGTGTGGGTGAAGCCTGGGCTTCACAGGTGATTGAGCATGAGGGAAAATTCTATTATTATACAACTGTCCAAGCAGGTGAACCCTATAACAGTAAAGTGATTGGTGTGGCGGTCAGCGACAACCCCACAGGTCCTTTTATCGATGCAATCGGGAAGCCCCTGATTACCGACGACATGACCTCCAATGGACCACGAGGTTGGTGGAACGATATCGATCCCACTTTCATCATGGACAAGGAGGGACAGGCATGGCTCTGTTGGGGCAACGGCACCTGCTTCCTGGCCCGTTTAAAACCGAACCTGACGGAACTGGATGGTGAGATTGAAACGGTCGATCTCCCCCTCTTCGTGGAAGGTCCCTGGCTACACCAACGAGGCGACCTCTACTATCTGACCTATGCCTCCATGGGTGAGGGACGTGAAACCATCTCCTATGCCACGGCCCCCTCCATGGAAGGCCCCTGGACACCCCAGGGAGAGTTGACCGGCATGGCGGAGAACAGCTTCACCATCCATCCGGGAATAGCTGAGTTCAACGGGAACTGGTATCTTTTTTACCACAACGCAACCCTCACACTCGATAGCATTGGAGGAGCCATTGGACGGCGCAGTGTCTGTGTGGAAGAGCTTCATTACAATCCCGACGGCACCATGCAGTTTGTAGCACAAACGACTGAAGGAGTTTCTGCACTTTAA
- a CDS encoding TonB-dependent receptor → MKKRVLFFFICFCLSIASYAQLQVRGTVTDNQGEPIPGVTILEKGTQHGVITDIDGIYNIAVEGPESILQFSFVGMDTWEVVVGNQSVINVVMNETATDLDEIVVVGYGTMRKSDISGAISSVRSDALENIVTSDAAAALQGKASGVQVLTNSGAPGQGASIRVRGYSSNSGNIGPLLIVDGLQVDNIQYLDPSMIESIEILKDAASAAIYGAQAGNGVVLVTTKSGASAIGSSSISYDVSYANQSLARHPQIFGADDFIDYKRMSGLPIDAQLEANNYDNTDTNWFEAVFAPSWSQKHTVTFQGGNNQGNYFTSLNYIHNDGIVKGEKDVYKRLSAQINADYNIKSWLQVGTNNSIEKWSTRSVPHMSQYGSLMNSVLTIDPLTPVYYSGPDQFAPTMKQAYDEGKIILRDPDNGLYYATSKYITDDSGNPLLQRDRVDSENKGVTLRGMIFGNLKPVKGLVITSRLGYRVSQSNSHSFNTPYYATPQAKSDDYNISANANTGLYYQFENFANYNITLDQHAITAMAGMSYIENSWDNVSTSAQGPDILTGYEPNFRYMDYVKSNMVDGEEKTVKSYGNLPGKSAQMSYFGRLIYTYDNRYTLQANFRADAFDSSKLPADNRWGYFPSFSAGWTVSNEKFFSENLNMDIFSFLRLRASWGRNGNINVLNDYRYSTTIAYNSSWYQYGVEDSGPSYGSKPSGLANPNLRWETSDQLDLGVEMRFLRNRLAISADYYDKKTKDLLVNINPVPELGVAETTVNAGSVLNRGLELEASWRDNIGQDFSYSVSANFSTLHNEVTFLDPSIARLEGATGGVDGTNNPIRTAFEVGHPIWYFRGYQYEGVNPETGEAILTDINGDGNISDGDMTYLGKAIPDYTYGLNINLAYKGVDLSMFGSGVGGNDIFTVLYRADTPMRNSLKYYYDNAWTPENKNASMPNPQAVATDWHFWGSSASMFSGSYFKIKQLQLGYTLPVEITQQALINKLRLYVSLDDFFTFTSYPGVDPETATVSTAPQRAGFDNGTYPQSKKITFGLNITF, encoded by the coding sequence ATGAAAAAAAGAGTTCTGTTTTTCTTTATTTGCTTTTGTCTAAGCATTGCCTCATATGCACAGCTGCAGGTGAGAGGCACTGTCACGGACAATCAAGGCGAACCGATTCCGGGTGTTACCATCCTGGAAAAAGGAACCCAACACGGCGTAATCACTGATATTGATGGTATCTACAATATCGCTGTTGAAGGGCCGGAATCCATACTGCAGTTTTCATTTGTAGGCATGGATACATGGGAAGTTGTGGTAGGCAACCAATCAGTCATCAATGTGGTGATGAACGAAACGGCTACAGACCTTGATGAGATTGTGGTGGTTGGTTACGGTACCATGCGTAAGAGCGATATCTCGGGTGCCATCTCATCGGTCAGGTCAGATGCTCTTGAGAACATCGTCACGTCAGATGCTGCGGCAGCCCTTCAGGGAAAGGCTTCCGGGGTGCAGGTGCTGACCAACTCCGGTGCTCCCGGACAAGGGGCCTCGATACGTGTACGCGGCTACTCCTCCAACTCCGGCAATATCGGTCCCCTTCTTATTGTGGATGGCTTGCAGGTTGACAACATCCAGTACCTGGATCCCTCAATGATTGAATCAATCGAGATTTTGAAGGATGCTGCCTCGGCAGCCATCTATGGTGCACAGGCCGGCAACGGTGTGGTATTGGTAACCACCAAGTCAGGCGCATCGGCCATCGGCTCTTCCAGCATCAGTTATGATGTAAGCTATGCCAACCAAAGCCTTGCACGTCACCCGCAAATATTCGGTGCGGATGATTTCATTGATTATAAAAGAATGTCAGGCCTGCCCATCGATGCACAGCTGGAGGCAAACAACTATGACAATACCGATACCAACTGGTTTGAAGCGGTATTCGCCCCCTCCTGGAGTCAGAAGCATACGGTAACCTTCCAGGGAGGCAACAACCAGGGTAACTATTTCACCTCTCTCAACTACATCCACAACGATGGTATCGTGAAGGGAGAAAAGGATGTGTACAAACGTCTCTCTGCTCAGATCAACGCCGATTACAACATCAAGAGCTGGTTGCAGGTGGGCACCAACAACTCCATCGAAAAATGGTCTACCCGATCGGTTCCCCATATGTCACAATATGGTTCATTGATGAACTCGGTGCTGACCATTGACCCCTTGACCCCTGTATACTATTCCGGTCCGGATCAATTTGCACCGACCATGAAGCAGGCTTACGATGAGGGTAAGATTATCCTCAGGGATCCCGACAACGGGCTCTATTATGCCACCTCCAAGTATATCACCGATGACAGTGGTAACCCGCTGTTGCAAAGAGACCGGGTGGACTCCGAAAACAAGGGTGTTACCCTTCGGGGTATGATCTTCGGGAACCTTAAACCGGTGAAAGGGCTTGTGATCACCTCCCGTTTGGGCTACAGGGTTTCACAGAGCAACTCACACAGCTTCAACACTCCCTATTATGCAACTCCCCAGGCAAAGTCGGACGACTACAACATCTCTGCTAACGCCAATACCGGGCTTTACTATCAGTTTGAAAATTTTGCCAACTACAACATCACCCTCGATCAGCATGCCATCACCGCCATGGCCGGTATGTCATACATCGAAAACAGTTGGGACAACGTGAGCACCAGCGCACAGGGCCCCGATATCCTGACAGGCTATGAGCCCAACTTCCGTTACATGGATTATGTGAAGAGCAACATGGTTGACGGTGAGGAGAAGACGGTGAAAAGCTATGGCAATCTCCCCGGAAAATCGGCCCAGATGTCCTACTTCGGACGTCTCATCTATACCTATGACAATCGCTACACCCTTCAGGCCAACTTCCGTGCCGATGCGTTCGACTCCTCCAAACTACCGGCAGACAATCGCTGGGGATATTTCCCCTCCTTCTCAGCTGGATGGACCGTCAGCAATGAAAAGTTCTTTTCCGAGAACCTCAACATGGATATTTTTTCTTTCCTGAGACTGCGTGCCTCTTGGGGTCGTAACGGTAACATCAACGTTCTCAATGATTACAGATACAGCACTACCATCGCTTATAACAGCTCATGGTATCAGTATGGTGTAGAAGATAGCGGTCCCTCATATGGATCCAAACCCTCCGGACTGGCCAATCCCAACCTCAGATGGGAAACTTCCGATCAGCTCGACCTGGGTGTTGAAATGAGATTCCTGAGAAACAGACTTGCTATCTCAGCGGATTATTACGACAAGAAAACCAAAGATTTGCTTGTAAATATCAATCCGGTTCCGGAGCTCGGTGTTGCCGAAACGACTGTAAACGCCGGCTCTGTTCTCAACAGAGGTCTCGAACTGGAGGCATCCTGGAGAGACAACATTGGTCAGGATTTCAGCTATTCTGTCAGCGCCAACTTCTCCACATTGCACAACGAAGTCACCTTCCTCGATCCATCCATCGCACGGCTGGAAGGAGCCACAGGTGGTGTAGACGGCACCAACAACCCGATCCGTACTGCCTTCGAGGTGGGACATCCTATCTGGTATTTCAGAGGTTACCAGTACGAAGGAGTAAATCCTGAGACGGGTGAAGCCATCCTCACCGATATCAACGGTGACGGCAATATATCCGATGGTGACATGACCTATCTTGGAAAGGCAATACCTGATTACACCTACGGCCTGAACATCAACCTGGCATACAAGGGTGTTGACCTGAGCATGTTTGGATCAGGAGTAGGCGGCAATGATATCTTCACCGTATTGTACCGTGCCGATACCCCCATGCGTAACTCACTGAAATATTATTATGACAACGCCTGGACACCCGAAAACAAGAATGCCTCCATGCCCAATCCGCAGGCTGTCGCTACCGACTGGCATTTCTGGGGATCGTCAGCTTCCATGTTTAGCGGTTCTTACTTCAAGATCAAACAGCTTCAGCTGGGATATACCCTTCCGGTAGAGATTACCCAACAAGCACTGATCAACAAGCTGAGACTATATGTTTCACTGGATGACTTCTTTACCTTCACCTCTTATCCAGGTGTTGATCCTGAAACAGCTACCGTCAGCACTGCTCCCCAAAGGGCTGGTTTCGACAACGGTACCTATCCGCAATCGAAGAAGATTACTTTTGGTCTTAACATCACATTCTAA
- a CDS encoding family 43 glycosylhydrolase, with product MYQKITKKGIIVILFVSFLISLNAQNPIIRDQFTADPTARVFEGKIYLYPSHDIPSPIERLKEWFCMADYHVFSSENLTEWEDHGVIVSQEKVPWVAAESYSMWAPDCVYRDGKYYFYFPSTPAGENRRGFAIGVAVGDKPYGPFLPEEKPIEGVGGIDPCVLIDHDGQAYIYWSGRGMSVAKLKDNMLELASEPVQIEGLPEGFKEGPFVFEREGIYYYTFPWVRDSTETLAYATGDNPMGPFTFRGVIMEESPTGCWTNHHSIVEYENQWYLFYHHNDYSPAFDKNRSARIDSLFFNADGTIQKVTPTLRGVGITAATTQIHPDRYSAISEKGASTAFLNEENPFEGWKVGLNEGAWVRYNRVDFGKGDQKEIIMRISSATDSKVQLHAVDSEKRLLAEINVPAGESWQGIVVPLQNVSTGIHDLELSLVKGGKVEIDWIRFE from the coding sequence ATGTATCAAAAAATTACCAAAAAGGGAATCATAGTCATTCTCTTCGTCTCTTTTCTCATTTCCCTCAATGCACAGAATCCCATTATCAGGGATCAGTTCACGGCTGATCCAACAGCCAGGGTTTTTGAAGGAAAAATATATCTTTATCCTTCGCATGATATTCCCAGTCCCATCGAAAGGCTCAAGGAATGGTTTTGCATGGCGGACTATCATGTCTTCTCTTCCGAGAACCTGACCGAATGGGAGGATCATGGGGTGATTGTCAGTCAGGAGAAGGTGCCCTGGGTAGCAGCTGAATCCTACTCGATGTGGGCCCCTGATTGTGTTTATCGGGATGGTAAGTATTACTTCTATTTTCCCTCTACCCCCGCAGGTGAAAACAGACGCGGCTTTGCGATAGGTGTCGCCGTTGGCGATAAGCCGTACGGTCCTTTTCTACCTGAAGAGAAGCCCATTGAGGGAGTTGGCGGTATAGACCCCTGCGTGCTGATCGACCACGATGGTCAGGCCTACATTTACTGGTCCGGACGTGGCATGTCGGTGGCAAAGTTGAAGGATAACATGCTTGAACTGGCGAGTGAGCCGGTACAGATTGAAGGATTGCCGGAGGGTTTCAAGGAAGGACCGTTTGTATTTGAGCGTGAGGGAATCTATTATTACACCTTTCCCTGGGTGAGGGACAGCACAGAGACTCTGGCCTACGCCACCGGCGACAATCCCATGGGACCTTTCACCTTCAGGGGAGTGATCATGGAAGAGTCACCCACAGGCTGTTGGACCAACCACCATTCAATCGTGGAGTATGAGAACCAGTGGTATCTTTTTTATCATCACAACGATTACTCCCCCGCATTCGATAAGAACCGTTCTGCTCGCATCGATTCACTCTTTTTCAATGCTGACGGCACCATCCAGAAGGTGACTCCTACCTTGCGGGGTGTTGGCATCACAGCTGCCACCACTCAGATCCATCCGGACCGATACAGTGCCATCAGTGAAAAGGGGGCTTCAACGGCCTTTCTCAATGAGGAGAATCCATTTGAAGGATGGAAGGTGGGATTGAACGAGGGGGCATGGGTCCGCTATAATCGCGTGGATTTCGGCAAGGGAGACCAGAAAGAGATAATCATGAGGATATCATCAGCTACAGACAGCAAAGTGCAATTGCATGCGGTAGATTCCGAGAAGCGATTGTTGGCCGAGATCAATGTGCCGGCAGGAGAGAGCTGGCAGGGGATTGTCGTACCGCTTCAGAATGTTTCCACAGGGATTCATGATTTGGAACTCTCACTCGTTAAGGGCGGGAAGGTTGAAATTGACTGGATACGTTTTGAATAG